A DNA window from Argopecten irradians isolate NY chromosome 10, Ai_NY, whole genome shotgun sequence contains the following coding sequences:
- the LOC138332975 gene encoding dual specificity mitogen-activated protein kinase kinase 5-like, whose amino-acid sequence MNTMFQMYFSLLSEEDMVRGLLPPLIIYPRVGKTAKNRNIHGLKIKTDKQSTSKPAKLVAGVKPSVGQNTNQVNNQQQYQQQQQQQQHLPLQPQAQQQQQQVQPAGYQQRTNPVAYQQQSGASLRQILSNMEISDSDLQVLELLGKGNGGLVHKAYHKPTGQIMAVKVMKLDVDVDVQRQIISELEILSKCNSPAIIDFYKAFFVENRISICTEYMDGGSLDRYGRIPEPVLGRMAVYIIQGLCYMWSLKILHRDIKPSNILVNTSGQVKLCDFGVSVQLIESITRTYVGTNAYMAPERIRGEEYSSSAEVWSLGFMLFELATGEIPYGNPKSYATPVHLLNVIVSEEPPELPTANFSPDFVHFVANCMRKSPAHRLTTELLKTHPFIQRHDDGNISVVAAFIQSKLPQIQASKVS is encoded by the exons ATGAACACAATGTTCCAAATG TACTTTAGTTTACTTAGTGAAGAGGACATGGTTCGAGGATTGTTACCGCCACTTATCATCtaccccagag TGGGGAAGACAGCAAAAAACAGAAACATCCATGGATTAAAG ATAAAAACAGACAAACAATCTACCAGTAAACCAGCCAAACTTGTGGCAGGAGTCAAACCTAGTGTAGG ACAGAACACAAATCAAGTAAATAATCAACAACAGTatcaacaacagcaacaacaacaacaacatctaCCTCTACAACCACAGgctcaacaacaacaacaacaggtTCAGCCAGCGGGATACCAACAACGTACAAACCCTGTTGCCTATCAGCAACAAAGTGGGGCAAGTCTACGTCAGATACTGTCAAATATGGAGATAAGTGACTCTGATCTCCAAGTGTTGGAGCTACTGGGCAAAGGCAATGGAGGTTTGGTGCACAA GGCTTACCATAAACCTACTGGGCAAATTATGGCGGTCAAG GTGATGAAGTTGGATGTAGATGTGGACGTTCAGAGACAAATCATTTCAGAATTAGAAATACTCAGTAAG TGCAATTCTCCAGCCATCATAGACTTTTACAAAGCGTTTTTTGTGGAAAATAGAATTTCTATCTGTACGGAATATATGGATG GTGGTTCTTTGGACCGCTATGGCCGGATACCAGAACCGGTTCTTGGCCGTATGGCTGTGTACATTATACAAGGCCTGTGTTATATGTGGAGTCTCAAAATACTACATAGAg aTATCAAACCGTCCAATATTCTAGTCAATACATCTGGCCAAGTAAAACTCTGTGATTTTGGTGTTAGTGTTCAG CTGATAGAATCCATTACAAGGACCTATGTGGGAACCAATGCTTATATGGCA CCAGAGAGGATACGAGGAGAAGAATACAGCTCTTCAGCAGAAGTCTGGAGTCTTGGCTTTATGCTGTTTGAG CTGGCTACTGGTGAAATACCTTACGGAAAT cCAAAATCTTATGCTACC CCAGTACACCTCCTAAACGTGATAGTATCAGAG GAGCCACCAGAATTGCCAACTGCTAACTTCTCCCCTGACTTTGTACATTTCGTGGCAAACTg CATGAGAAAGTCCCCAGCACACAGACTGACAACAGAACTACTGAAA ACTCACCCCTTTATACAGCGTCATGATGATGGAAATATAAGTGTAGTAGCTGCTTTTATACAGAGTAAACTTCCTCAAATACAGGCAAGCAAAGTCAGCTGA
- the LOC138332977 gene encoding frataxin, mitochondrial-like isoform X1: MSAAPVLSFLRRSSRYRTWNLLQRLTKNVNSGTICEITSTSYTSNIRSLQSCFSVGHRGIRHHRNYCTDSLSEMKFEELAEETLERLSEKFDDIAETVDCDDEYDVSYGSGVLTAKINPEWGTYVINKQTPNKQIWLSSPVSGPKRYDYVDKRWVYKHDGVPMMDLLTQELSEALSTEIDFKSCEVEDT, encoded by the exons ATGTCGGCCGCACCGGTTTTGTCATTTCTGCGACGTTCATCAAGGTATCGGACGTGGAATCTACTACAGAGACTTACAAAAAAT GTCAACAGTGGGACTATTTGTGAGATTACATCTACCAGTTACACATCGAACATCAGAAGTCTCCAATCTTGTTTCAGTGTCGGACACAGGGGCATCAGACATCACAGGAATTACTGCACAGACAG TTTATCAGAGATGAAGTTTGAGGAGCTAGCTGAGGAGACACTTGAGCGACTTTCAGAAAAGTTTGACGATATAGCAGAAACTGTAGATTGTGATGATGAGTATGATGTCTCTTATGGG AGTGGAGTATTGACGGCCAAAATCAATCCAGAATGGGGCACGTATGTTATAAACAAACAGACTCCAAATAAACAGATCTGGTTATCTTCTCCAGTCAG TGGGCCTAAGAGATATGACTACGTCGATAAGCGATGGGTTTACAAACATGATGGGGTACCAATGATGGACTTACTAACCCAGGAACTGTCTGAGGCTCTGTCTACAGAAATAGACTTTAAATCGTGTGAAGTGGAGGACACATAG
- the LOC138332977 gene encoding frataxin, mitochondrial-like isoform X2, with the protein MFFDILVNSGTICEITSTSYTSNIRSLQSCFSVGHRGIRHHRNYCTDSLSEMKFEELAEETLERLSEKFDDIAETVDCDDEYDVSYGSGVLTAKINPEWGTYVINKQTPNKQIWLSSPVSGPKRYDYVDKRWVYKHDGVPMMDLLTQELSEALSTEIDFKSCEVEDT; encoded by the exons atgttttttgacATTCTG GTCAACAGTGGGACTATTTGTGAGATTACATCTACCAGTTACACATCGAACATCAGAAGTCTCCAATCTTGTTTCAGTGTCGGACACAGGGGCATCAGACATCACAGGAATTACTGCACAGACAG TTTATCAGAGATGAAGTTTGAGGAGCTAGCTGAGGAGACACTTGAGCGACTTTCAGAAAAGTTTGACGATATAGCAGAAACTGTAGATTGTGATGATGAGTATGATGTCTCTTATGGG AGTGGAGTATTGACGGCCAAAATCAATCCAGAATGGGGCACGTATGTTATAAACAAACAGACTCCAAATAAACAGATCTGGTTATCTTCTCCAGTCAG TGGGCCTAAGAGATATGACTACGTCGATAAGCGATGGGTTTACAAACATGATGGGGTACCAATGATGGACTTACTAACCCAGGAACTGTCTGAGGCTCTGTCTACAGAAATAGACTTTAAATCGTGTGAAGTGGAGGACACATAG
- the LOC138332976 gene encoding uncharacterized protein produces the protein MAAPMDKQRERPKVGVGVIVSSKKHPNCVLLGKRKNSTGDGMYALPGGHLEFGEEWCECGSRELMEETGLVLKDMSNCGVVNTVMDTENLHYIDLFVLGEVDITRLEEPENREPQKCEGWDWFNWDSLPPHDQLFLPLRLLINQGFHPFNGANEPYPQTTDRPSTWIPNHHKRPGVGVGVLVTDPSKPGCVLLGVRKGSTGSGTFALPGGHLEFGENWCECGSRETLEETGLVLKNMSFCRAVNAVNPSEDYHYITLFVRGEVDNGQPQNLEPEFCEGWQWIEWEKFPPSDQLFCALKVLRLQGYDPFVSK, from the exons ATGGCGGCGCCCATGGATAAACAACGTGAACGTCCCAAAGTCGGTGTTGGCGTAATAGTTTCTAGCAAAAAGCATCCAAATTGTGTTTTGCTGGGTAAACGGAAAAATTCGACAGGCGACGGGATGTATGCGTTGCCGGGGGGTCATTTAGAATTTGG AGAGGAATGGTGCGAGTGTGGGTCCAGGGAGTTGATGGAGGAGACCGGGTTGGTCCTAAAGGATATGAGTAATTGTGGAGTGGTCAACACCGTCATGGACACTGAGAACCTCCATTACATTGACCTGTTTGTACTCGGGGAAGTGGACATCACTCGCTTGGAGGAACCTGAAAACCGGGAACCACAGAAATGCGAAG GGTGGGACTGGTTTAATTGGGACAGTCTTCCTCCACACGATCAACTTTTCCTACCTTTACGTCTCCTCATCAACCAAGGCTTTCATCCTTTCAATGGAGCTAATGAACCTTATCCACAAACTACCGACAGACCATCCACGTGGATCCCTAACCATCACAAACGTCCCGGAGTTGGTGTCGGCGTGTTGGTGACGGATCCCTCAAAACCCGGCTGTGTCCTGCTGGGAGTCCGGAAGGGGTCCACAGGAAGTGGCACATTCGCATTGCCGGGTGGACATCTAGAATTCGG aGAGAACTGGTGTGAATGTGGGTCACGTGAGACACTTGAAGAGACGGGATTGGTCCTCAAAAACATGTCGTTTTGTCGGGCTGTGAACGCCGTAAACCCATCAGAAGATTACCATTACATCACTCTATTCGTCCGTGGTGAGGTGGACAATGGACAACCACAAAATCTCGAACCGGAGTTCTGTGAAG gATGGCAGTGGATAGAATGGGAGAAGTTTCCACCCTCAGACCAGCTGTTTTGTGCACTTAAAGTATTAAGACTACAAGGATATGATCCCTTTGTATCAAAGTAA